In Blastopirellula sp. J2-11, a single genomic region encodes these proteins:
- the pckA gene encoding phosphoenolpyruvate carboxykinase (ATP): MGAMDLTPYGITVADVRRNLAPSRLYEEAIRVDEKAAIADSGALIAYSGEKTGRSPTDKRIVRADESEHEIWWGSVNINIDEATYIINLERAKDYLNTRKALYVVDAFAGWDPKYRLKVRVICSRPYHALFMHTMLIRPTQEELANFGDPEVIIYNAGQFPANQHTPGMTSKTSVDVNLEKREMVILGTEYAGEMKKGVFTMMNYYMPKLGVLSMHCSSTTDPQSGHSSVMFGLSGTGKTTLSADPKRLLIGDDEHCWSDDGIFNIEGGCYAKAIDLAPDSEPEIFQALRFGAVLENVVYDEDDHHVDFSNTSITQNTRGAYPIEFIRNAKIPCIAGHPDDVIFLTCDAFGVLPPVSRLSPAQAMYHFISGYTAKVAGTEMGVNEPQATFSPCFGGPFLVWHPGKYAELLAEKMAKHNAKVWLVNTGWAGGGYGVGSRFKLKYTRAIIDAIHGGVLSDCKTATDPYFGVETVTEVPGVPSELLVPKTSWPDAAAYEQAAKKLAGLFIANFEKYAGGVSPAVLNAGPKG; this comes from the coding sequence ATGGGCGCAATGGATCTAACTCCCTATGGCATAACCGTCGCGGACGTACGCCGCAATCTGGCCCCTTCGCGGCTGTATGAAGAAGCGATTCGCGTTGACGAAAAAGCGGCGATCGCCGACTCCGGCGCATTGATCGCCTATTCCGGCGAAAAAACAGGGCGATCCCCCACCGACAAACGGATCGTTCGAGCGGACGAATCGGAACACGAAATCTGGTGGGGATCGGTCAATATCAACATTGACGAAGCGACCTACATCATCAATCTCGAGCGAGCCAAAGATTATCTCAACACACGAAAAGCGCTGTACGTGGTCGATGCGTTCGCCGGCTGGGATCCCAAATATCGGCTGAAAGTCCGCGTTATCTGCTCGCGTCCGTACCACGCGCTCTTCATGCACACGATGTTGATTCGTCCGACGCAAGAAGAGCTGGCCAATTTCGGTGATCCCGAAGTCATTATCTACAACGCGGGACAATTCCCCGCGAATCAACACACGCCGGGGATGACCTCCAAGACCAGCGTGGACGTCAATCTAGAAAAGCGGGAGATGGTGATCCTGGGAACCGAATACGCCGGTGAGATGAAAAAGGGCGTCTTCACTATGATGAACTACTACATGCCGAAACTCGGCGTACTGTCGATGCATTGTTCTTCGACGACCGATCCGCAATCGGGACATAGCTCGGTGATGTTTGGGCTCTCTGGGACCGGCAAAACGACCCTCTCTGCCGATCCCAAGCGTTTGTTGATCGGCGACGACGAACATTGCTGGTCAGATGACGGCATCTTCAATATTGAAGGAGGCTGCTACGCCAAAGCGATCGATCTGGCGCCCGACTCCGAGCCGGAGATCTTCCAGGCGCTTCGATTTGGCGCCGTGCTCGAAAACGTGGTCTACGATGAAGACGACCACCACGTCGACTTTAGCAATACCAGCATCACGCAAAATACGCGCGGCGCGTACCCGATCGAATTCATTCGCAACGCCAAGATTCCCTGCATCGCTGGTCACCCGGACGATGTGATCTTTTTGACCTGCGACGCGTTTGGCGTCTTGCCGCCGGTCAGTCGCCTATCGCCAGCACAAGCGATGTATCACTTCATCAGCGGCTACACCGCCAAGGTCGCCGGGACCGAAATGGGCGTGAACGAACCGCAAGCGACGTTCAGCCCCTGTTTTGGCGGACCGTTTTTGGTTTGGCATCCCGGCAAGTACGCCGAGTTGTTGGCCGAGAAAATGGCGAAGCACAACGCCAAGGTTTGGCTGGTCAACACCGGCTGGGCAGGCGGAGGTTACGGCGTCGGATCGCGCTTCAAGCTGAAGTACACACGCGCAATTATTGATGCGATCCATGGAGGCGTCCTCAGCGACTGTAAGACGGCGACCGATCCTTATTTTGGCGTGGAGACCGTCACCGAAGTTCCCGGCGTACCAAGTGAGCTCTTAGTCCCCAAAACCAGTTGGCCCGACGCCGCCGCCTACGAGCAAGCGGCGAAAAAACTGGCGGGGCTCTTTATCGCCAACTTCGAGAAATATGCAGGCGGCGTCAGCCCAGCGGTGCTGAATGCCGGCCCTAAGGGCTAA
- a CDS encoding BON domain-containing protein, giving the protein MPAMPLMSAADRCLELANRVRHALELLGYPDLNQISCEASTADEITLRGSTNSLYLRQAAHAVAQHVPGVQKVRNRIVVLDPVQPAA; this is encoded by the coding sequence ATGCCTGCGATGCCATTGATGTCGGCTGCGGATCGTTGCCTCGAATTGGCGAACCGCGTTCGTCATGCGTTGGAACTGCTCGGATATCCCGATCTTAATCAAATCTCGTGCGAAGCCTCGACCGCCGACGAGATCACATTACGCGGCTCGACCAATTCGCTTTATCTGCGTCAGGCAGCGCACGCCGTGGCGCAGCACGTCCCTGGAGTACAGAAGGTGCGCAACCGTATCGTCGTGCTCGATCCCGTACAACCGGCAGCCTGA
- a CDS encoding PSD1 and planctomycete cytochrome C domain-containing protein, with protein MSRFNTQLVFPLACLFAICTASFAQEEVDYARDIQPLLAKRCYSCHGPGDVESGLHIDTREGALAEADSGMAAIVPGEPDESELLRRVVSTDEFERMPPEGKPLKSEEIALLRQWISEGAKWKKHWAFEKPEPQTPPEVQHQELVANPIDNFVLKRLETNGLQPNPSADRRTLIRRAYYDLTGLPPTYDEIEAFAADESPQAYENLVDRLLASPQYGERWGRHWLDLVRFAETNSFERDGDKPDAWKYRDYVIRSFNVDKPYDQFLIEQLAGDEIPNPTPESIIATGYYRLGVWDDEPADPLQHEFDHYDDLVNTTGKAMLGLTINCARCHDHKIDPIPQTDYYEMVAFMRDVAPYGKRGDISNSRREITSDDIRKLHDEADERIGRLQGELDEIYRQVVDKLPEGERNEARNPKKRRELEKRIGEFLPEQSKLYEELRQQLREARTEQKQLPQRQFAMAINKALNPPPETHLMMRGNPHVPGDEVKLGFPDIFEAPEPVIIPPAGGKTSGRRLALAKWIASDDNMLTSRVMVNRLWQHHFGRGIVASTDNFGQLGSQPTHPKLLDWLAEQFVASGWSMKQLHKLIMMSNTYQMSSAGSEQALAKDPANNLLWRHDMRRLSAEEIYDSLLVANGSLNDKMFGPSYYPKVSDEVKAGQSQPGAGWHNSSEEERNRRAIYIFVKRSLIPPMLANYDFPETDALCPERFATTQPAQALGMLNGDFLNEQAKEFGDLLRKEAPGDLRQQIVLSIEKGLGRDATEADIQSGEELIAKLKEKHTLSDDRALDLYCLMVLNLNEFIFID; from the coding sequence TTGAGTCGTTTTAACACCCAACTTGTCTTCCCCTTAGCCTGTCTGTTTGCGATCTGCACCGCAAGCTTCGCCCAGGAAGAAGTCGACTATGCACGCGACATTCAGCCGCTGTTAGCCAAACGATGCTACTCGTGCCATGGTCCAGGCGACGTTGAATCGGGACTACATATTGATACGCGCGAAGGCGCACTGGCCGAAGCCGATTCTGGCATGGCTGCGATCGTGCCGGGCGAACCGGACGAAAGTGAGCTGCTGCGCCGCGTTGTCTCGACCGACGAGTTCGAACGAATGCCGCCGGAAGGTAAGCCGCTGAAGTCGGAAGAAATTGCGTTGCTACGTCAATGGATCAGCGAAGGTGCGAAATGGAAAAAGCATTGGGCGTTTGAAAAGCCGGAGCCGCAAACGCCTCCCGAGGTGCAGCACCAAGAGTTGGTCGCCAATCCGATCGATAACTTTGTGCTAAAGCGACTGGAAACCAACGGCTTGCAGCCGAATCCGAGCGCCGATCGCCGGACGTTGATCCGCCGTGCCTATTACGACCTGACCGGTCTGCCGCCGACCTACGACGAGATCGAAGCGTTCGCCGCCGACGAGTCGCCGCAAGCCTATGAGAATCTGGTCGATCGTCTGCTTGCTTCGCCGCAATACGGCGAACGCTGGGGACGTCACTGGCTCGACCTGGTGCGCTTCGCCGAAACCAATAGCTTCGAGCGCGACGGCGATAAGCCCGACGCCTGGAAGTATCGCGACTATGTGATCCGCTCGTTCAACGTTGACAAACCATACGACCAATTTTTGATCGAGCAATTAGCGGGGGACGAGATTCCGAACCCGACGCCTGAGTCTATCATCGCAACCGGATACTATCGCTTGGGCGTGTGGGATGATGAGCCGGCCGATCCGCTGCAACACGAGTTCGATCATTACGACGACCTGGTCAACACGACCGGTAAAGCGATGCTTGGGCTGACGATCAATTGCGCTCGCTGCCATGACCATAAGATCGACCCGATCCCGCAGACCGACTACTACGAAATGGTCGCGTTCATGCGAGACGTCGCCCCGTATGGCAAGCGCGGCGACATCTCGAACAGTCGGCGAGAAATCACCTCGGATGATATTCGCAAACTTCATGATGAAGCGGATGAAAGAATCGGCCGCCTGCAAGGCGAGCTCGACGAGATCTATCGCCAGGTCGTCGACAAATTGCCGGAAGGAGAGCGCAACGAAGCTCGCAATCCGAAAAAACGCCGTGAACTGGAGAAGCGAATCGGCGAGTTTCTACCGGAGCAGAGCAAGCTCTATGAAGAACTGCGACAGCAATTACGAGAAGCCCGCACTGAGCAGAAACAGCTTCCTCAGCGCCAGTTCGCGATGGCCATCAACAAAGCGTTGAATCCGCCGCCGGAGACGCACTTGATGATGCGCGGTAATCCGCACGTTCCAGGAGATGAGGTGAAGCTGGGCTTTCCTGATATTTTTGAAGCCCCCGAACCGGTGATCATTCCGCCTGCCGGTGGAAAAACGTCAGGGCGTCGCTTAGCGCTGGCCAAGTGGATCGCATCCGACGACAATATGCTGACGTCGCGTGTGATGGTCAATCGCTTGTGGCAACATCACTTTGGTCGCGGCATCGTCGCTTCGACCGACAACTTTGGTCAGCTTGGTTCGCAGCCGACCCATCCCAAGTTGTTGGATTGGCTGGCCGAGCAGTTTGTGGCCAGCGGCTGGAGCATGAAACAGCTGCATAAGCTGATCATGATGTCCAATACGTATCAAATGTCGTCCGCAGGTTCCGAGCAAGCGTTAGCGAAAGATCCAGCGAACAATCTGCTGTGGCGTCACGACATGCGTCGTCTGTCGGCCGAAGAGATTTACGATTCGCTGTTGGTCGCCAACGGTTCGCTGAACGACAAGATGTTTGGCCCCAGTTACTATCCAAAAGTTTCCGACGAAGTCAAAGCAGGGCAGTCGCAACCCGGCGCCGGTTGGCATAATTCGTCGGAAGAAGAGCGAAATCGTCGTGCGATTTACATCTTCGTCAAACGCTCGCTCATTCCGCCGATGTTGGCGAATTACGACTTCCCCGAAACCGATGCGCTTTGTCCTGAACGTTTCGCGACGACGCAGCCAGCCCAAGCGCTCGGCATGCTCAACGGCGACTTTCTGAATGAACAGGCGAAAGAGTTTGGCGACTTGCTTCGCAAAGAAGCGCCCGGCGACTTGCGTCAGCAGATCGTCTTGTCGATCGAGAAAGGACTGGGACGCGACGCGACCGAGGCCGACATCCAATCAGGCGAAGAGCTGATCGCCAAACTAAAAGAGAAGCACACGCTCAGCGATGATCGAGCGCTCGATCTCTATTGCTTGATGGTGCTGAACTTGAACGAATTCATTTTTATCGACTAA
- a CDS encoding DUF1501 domain-containing protein — MAHNNLPHGDFCGRTRREFLWETGGKFTGLALTAMLAKDGFMADQAKASEGEKTFQNPLAAKAPHFPAKAKNVIFLFMYGGPSHVDTFDYKPDLYPLDGKTIPVKTKGRGGAKNEGRVVGPKWKFKPYGESGQMVSDLFPHLGSCVDDIAFLKSMTAESPIHGSAMLNMNSGRILSGFPCMGSWVNYGLGSVNENLPGHVVMLDPTGGPISGAKNWSSGFMPATYQGSIFRSKGAPIIDLKPPQGITREMQRDILDTLKDSNDRHLASRFDNSDLAARIASYELAYKMQESAPEAVDFADETEDTIKLYGMDDPQTEEFGRRCLMARRLVQRGVRFVQLYSGGHHNDANWDAHGDLVKNHTYHAGRTDKPIAGLLKDLKRTGLLDDTLVIWGGEFGRQPTAEYAEGTGRDHNSYGFTMWMAGGGIKGGTTVGATDELGAEAVERPLKVKDMHATVLHQLGLDPNHLSYFYSGLDQKLTGVEHVEPIHEII; from the coding sequence ATGGCCCACAACAACCTTCCTCACGGCGACTTTTGCGGACGAACTCGACGCGAATTCCTTTGGGAAACCGGAGGCAAGTTCACCGGGCTCGCGCTGACGGCGATGCTGGCGAAAGATGGCTTTATGGCCGATCAGGCCAAAGCGTCGGAAGGCGAAAAAACCTTCCAGAACCCGCTGGCGGCGAAGGCTCCTCACTTTCCGGCCAAAGCGAAGAACGTCATTTTCCTCTTCATGTACGGCGGCCCCAGTCATGTCGATACGTTCGACTACAAGCCCGATCTCTATCCGCTCGACGGCAAGACGATCCCGGTAAAAACCAAAGGCCGCGGCGGCGCCAAAAACGAAGGACGCGTTGTTGGTCCTAAATGGAAATTCAAACCTTACGGCGAATCGGGCCAGATGGTTTCGGATCTGTTTCCCCATCTGGGAAGCTGCGTGGACGACATCGCCTTTTTGAAGTCGATGACGGCCGAATCGCCGATCCACGGCTCGGCCATGTTGAACATGAACTCTGGTCGCATTTTGAGCGGCTTCCCTTGCATGGGTTCGTGGGTCAACTACGGACTCGGCAGCGTGAACGAAAACTTGCCGGGGCATGTCGTCATGCTCGATCCGACCGGCGGTCCGATCAGCGGCGCCAAAAACTGGTCGAGCGGGTTCATGCCGGCGACCTATCAAGGTTCGATCTTCCGTTCCAAAGGAGCGCCGATCATCGACCTCAAACCGCCGCAAGGGATCACGCGTGAAATGCAGCGGGACATTCTCGATACGCTAAAAGACTCGAACGATCGCCACTTGGCGTCGCGCTTCGATAATTCGGACCTCGCGGCGCGGATCGCCAGCTACGAGTTGGCCTACAAGATGCAAGAGTCGGCGCCGGAAGCGGTCGACTTCGCCGACGAAACCGAAGATACGATCAAGCTGTACGGTATGGACGATCCGCAGACCGAAGAGTTTGGCCGTCGCTGCTTGATGGCGCGCCGCTTGGTGCAACGAGGCGTTCGCTTCGTGCAACTCTACTCCGGCGGTCACCACAACGACGCCAACTGGGACGCGCACGGCGACCTGGTGAAAAACCACACCTACCATGCAGGCCGTACTGACAAGCCGATCGCCGGGTTGCTGAAAGACCTGAAGCGAACCGGTCTGCTGGATGACACGCTAGTGATCTGGGGGGGCGAGTTTGGTCGTCAACCGACGGCCGAATATGCGGAGGGAACCGGCCGCGATCATAACTCGTACGGCTTCACCATGTGGATGGCCGGCGGCGGTATCAAAGGGGGAACGACGGTTGGCGCAACCGACGAGCTAGGCGCCGAAGCGGTCGAACGTCCCCTGAAGGTGAAAGACATGCACGCGACGGTGCTGCATCAACTGGGACTCGATCCCAATCATCTCAGCTACTTCTACAGCGGACTGGATCAAAAACTGACCGGCGTCGAACATGTCGAACCGATTCACGAGATCATCTAG
- a CDS encoding YybH family protein translates to MTTTARSLIALLLFTAPACAQVTAPSAAQPAKPKVVEAKPEKPPEKATTEEAETEQAAPPSEAETAIAAAIQSYVIAFNKGDAEALAAHWTPEGEFATPAGDILQGRKALQEDFAAYFSANQEAKIELLETQITLVSPSVASEVGVARVIVPDQEPSDTMYEAVHVKTTEGWKIDRVSEQAPPPLPPSNYAHLQELEWLVGRWIDADETSSIESNVQWTKNRNFITQSFKVSIGDRVDFEGTQIIGWDPYAQTIRSWTFDSDGGFGAGRWTNQGNRWTVQSLNVLPDGRRGSSTSIYEIVDENSLQFQSVGRQVDGELMPSIEPTTVVRVSVE, encoded by the coding sequence ATGACTACAACCGCACGTTCTTTGATTGCGCTGCTGCTGTTTACCGCCCCCGCTTGTGCTCAAGTTACGGCGCCCAGCGCCGCCCAACCGGCCAAGCCGAAGGTCGTAGAAGCAAAGCCTGAAAAACCGCCGGAGAAAGCAACCACCGAAGAGGCCGAAACCGAACAGGCCGCTCCCCCAAGTGAAGCCGAAACTGCGATCGCAGCGGCGATCCAGTCGTATGTGATCGCGTTCAACAAGGGCGACGCGGAAGCGTTGGCGGCGCATTGGACACCAGAAGGGGAATTCGCCACGCCGGCTGGCGACATCCTGCAAGGTCGTAAGGCGCTTCAGGAAGACTTCGCCGCCTACTTCTCCGCCAACCAAGAGGCGAAGATTGAGCTGCTCGAAACGCAAATCACGCTGGTCTCTCCCAGCGTCGCATCCGAAGTGGGCGTCGCTCGTGTGATCGTTCCTGATCAAGAGCCGAGCGATACGATGTACGAAGCGGTGCATGTGAAAACGACGGAAGGCTGGAAGATCGACCGCGTCAGCGAACAAGCGCCGCCGCCTCTTCCACCCAGCAACTACGCACACTTGCAGGAATTGGAGTGGTTGGTCGGACGCTGGATCGACGCCGATGAAACCTCTTCGATCGAATCGAACGTCCAATGGACGAAGAATCGAAATTTTATCACGCAATCGTTCAAGGTCTCGATCGGAGATCGCGTCGATTTTGAAGGCACCCAAATCATTGGCTGGGATCCTTACGCCCAGACCATTCGCTCTTGGACCTTTGACTCGGATGGCGGATTCGGCGCGGGTCGCTGGACCAACCAGGGAAATCGCTGGACGGTGCAATCGCTGAATGTCCTTCCCGACGGCCGGCGCGGATCTTCGACCAGCATCTACGAAATTGTCGACGAAAATAGTTTGCAGTTTCAATCGGTTGGTCGCCAGGTCGATGGCGAGCTGATGCCCAGTATTGAGCCAACCACCGTGGTGCGCGTTTCCGTTGAGTAA
- a CDS encoding class I SAM-dependent methyltransferase, with product MTNEWTKPEHSLAYLRRAKRQTQRQMGDETLLAELPGDCRRVLDLGCGAGHLLGLVLERFPEASGVGVDFSATMLEQAQLRFGEDPRVELIEWSLDEPLPQIGVFDAIISSFAIHHCSDARKRAIYEEVFAQLRPGGVFCNLEHVASPTVAMHERFLSELHIPLEEDDPSNQLLDAGTQLNWLREIGYEEVDCYWKWREMALLVGKKPADAAVSS from the coding sequence ATGACCAACGAGTGGACCAAGCCAGAGCATTCGCTCGCCTATCTGCGGCGCGCCAAACGTCAAACGCAGCGTCAAATGGGAGATGAGACGCTGCTGGCCGAGTTGCCGGGCGACTGTCGCCGCGTACTGGATCTCGGCTGCGGCGCCGGACATCTGTTGGGACTAGTGCTAGAGAGATTTCCAGAAGCCAGCGGCGTTGGCGTCGACTTTTCTGCGACGATGCTTGAGCAAGCCCAGCTTCGCTTTGGTGAGGATCCCCGCGTCGAATTGATCGAGTGGAGTCTCGATGAGCCATTGCCGCAGATCGGCGTTTTTGACGCCATCATCTCCAGCTTCGCGATCCATCACTGTAGCGACGCGCGGAAGCGGGCGATCTATGAAGAAGTATTTGCACAACTGCGTCCCGGCGGCGTCTTCTGCAATCTCGAGCATGTCGCTTCGCCCACCGTCGCAATGCACGAGCGATTCTTAAGCGAACTGCATATCCCGCTGGAAGAAGACGATCCTTCGAACCAATTGCTCGATGCCGGAACGCAACTGAACTGGCTACGCGAAATCGGCTATGAAGAGGTCGATTGCTACTGGAAATGGCGCGAGATGGCGCTGCTGGTCGGCAAGAAACCAGCCGACGCTGCAGTTTCTTCATAG
- a CDS encoding zinc-ribbon domain-containing protein, which translates to MNKIRVTCPHCLKRYDVSDKFAGKEGPCPNCKKTIRVPTLDEQVVIHEKEQFGGVKDTAGRLVFEPIKREDAKFSPVALAIVLVSAILVLGIAFLMRGMDDAAKTPILVIGSLALAFPVVYGAYWFTRNDELEAFHGSELWIRVSLCAVAFAAIWGLYALVIPFARISPDEFPVLLMWVSICLAAGSCAAMGCFEVDFILGFMIYATYLLITATLRMAMALQPHYPHWWIW; encoded by the coding sequence ATGAACAAAATACGCGTTACTTGTCCCCATTGCCTAAAACGGTATGACGTCAGCGACAAATTTGCGGGCAAAGAGGGCCCCTGTCCGAACTGCAAAAAGACGATTCGCGTTCCCACGCTCGATGAGCAAGTCGTCATACATGAGAAAGAACAGTTCGGCGGCGTGAAAGATACGGCCGGACGGCTCGTCTTTGAGCCGATCAAACGCGAAGACGCGAAGTTCTCTCCGGTCGCATTGGCGATCGTTCTGGTCTCGGCGATCCTGGTGCTGGGGATCGCATTTCTGATGCGGGGGATGGATGACGCGGCGAAAACGCCGATCTTGGTAATCGGTTCACTAGCGTTGGCGTTTCCTGTGGTCTATGGCGCCTATTGGTTTACCCGCAATGATGAACTCGAAGCGTTTCACGGCAGCGAGCTATGGATTCGCGTTTCATTATGTGCGGTCGCGTTCGCCGCGATCTGGGGGCTGTATGCCCTGGTGATTCCGTTCGCCCGAATTTCGCCCGATGAGTTTCCCGTTCTCTTAATGTGGGTTTCCATCTGTTTGGCGGCCGGATCGTGTGCCGCAATGGGATGTTTTGAAGTCGATTTCATCCTTGGGTTTATGATCTATGCGACGTACTTGTTGATCACTGCCACGCTGCGAATGGCGATGGCTTTGCAGCCCCACTATCCGCATTGGTGGATCTGGTAA
- the mqnC gene encoding cyclic dehypoxanthinyl futalosine synthase: protein MIAKLLEKAVAGERLTPAEGLQLLESHDLVALGRAADAVTRRLHPENFRTYNIDRNINYTNVCTAVCDFCAFYRGPKSDEGYVLSQEQLIAKVQETVELGGEQILLQGGLHPKFTLEWYEEMLSDLKRRFPTVNMHAFSPPEIYHFTKLNKLSLHEVLSRLKAAGLGSLPGGGAEILVDRVRDEITRGKVMTDDWLDVMRVWHQLGGHSSATMMFGHVETLAERIEHLDRLRQLQDETAGFTAFICWTFQPDHTDMSDVAPAGSFEYLKTQAVARLYLDNIPNIQSSWVTQGLKMGQLALLYGANDMGSLMIEENVVAEAGTVHYLTLDQIRDSISELGYTPRQRNVHYDLIPVEHELKAVNANRLRDQQLLQLV from the coding sequence ATGATTGCAAAGCTACTTGAGAAAGCGGTCGCTGGAGAACGTTTGACCCCGGCCGAAGGTTTGCAGCTGCTCGAGTCGCACGACCTGGTCGCGCTGGGTCGCGCCGCCGACGCCGTGACGCGCCGTCTGCATCCTGAGAACTTCCGCACCTACAACATCGATCGCAATATCAACTACACCAACGTCTGCACGGCGGTCTGCGATTTCTGCGCCTTCTATCGCGGACCGAAGAGCGACGAGGGATACGTCCTCTCGCAAGAACAATTGATCGCCAAAGTGCAGGAGACGGTTGAACTAGGCGGCGAGCAAATCTTGCTGCAAGGGGGACTTCATCCGAAGTTCACCCTCGAGTGGTACGAAGAAATGCTGTCTGACCTGAAACGCCGCTTCCCGACGGTCAACATGCACGCGTTCAGCCCGCCCGAGATCTATCACTTCACCAAGCTCAACAAGCTATCGCTGCACGAGGTTCTCTCGCGTTTGAAAGCGGCCGGTCTCGGCAGCTTGCCCGGCGGCGGCGCCGAGATCTTGGTCGATCGCGTCCGCGACGAGATCACCCGCGGCAAAGTGATGACCGACGATTGGCTCGACGTGATGCGCGTCTGGCATCAACTGGGGGGGCACAGCTCGGCGACCATGATGTTCGGCCATGTCGAGACGTTGGCCGAGCGAATCGAGCATCTCGATCGCCTCCGTCAGCTGCAGGACGAAACCGCCGGGTTCACTGCGTTTATCTGCTGGACCTTCCAGCCGGACCATACCGACATGTCCGACGTTGCGCCGGCCGGTTCGTTTGAGTATCTCAAAACCCAGGCCGTCGCGCGGCTCTATCTCGACAACATTCCAAACATCCAATCGAGCTGGGTCACCCAAGGCCTGAAAATGGGTCAGCTGGCGCTGCTGTACGGCGCCAACGACATGGGCAGTTTGATGATCGAAGAAAACGTCGTCGCCGAAGCCGGCACCGTCCACTACCTAACGCTCGATCAAATCCGAGATTCAATCAGCGAGTTGGGCTATACGCCGCGCCAACGCAACGTCCATTACGACTTGATCCCGGTCGAACACGAGCTGAAAGCGGTCAACGCGAATCGCCTGCGCGATCAGCAATTGCTGCAGTTGGTGTAG
- a CDS encoding menaquinone biosynthetic enzyme MqnA/MqnD family protein: MQADSTIRVGAVSYLNTKPLVHGLAAAHSDIELVFDLPSRLADQLADGDLDVALIPSVEFFQDPSYAIVSDACIACRGPVWSVKLFFRKPPAQVETLALDEGSRTSAALSKVLLSERYGLKPQTMPLPIDSPFDSVDADAVLIIGDRAIHTPDEQFVEVWDLGQEWRAWSGKPFVFAAWVARPGFDTPQIAAALSAARDAGLENLAEIAAAEAPQHRLTTQQCLTYLRDNLHFILGSDEESGLALFHAHAVQRGLAPPNDRWTRHDCKAT; encoded by the coding sequence ATGCAGGCAGATTCGACAATCCGCGTCGGCGCGGTTTCCTATTTGAATACCAAGCCGCTGGTTCACGGACTGGCCGCCGCTCACTCCGATATCGAGCTCGTCTTTGACCTGCCAAGCCGACTGGCCGATCAGCTGGCCGACGGTGACTTGGATGTGGCGCTGATTCCTTCGGTCGAATTTTTCCAAGACCCAAGCTACGCGATCGTGTCAGATGCCTGTATCGCTTGCCGCGGCCCGGTCTGGAGCGTGAAGCTTTTTTTCCGCAAGCCGCCGGCTCAAGTCGAGACGCTCGCCCTAGACGAGGGCTCGCGAACCAGCGCCGCGTTGTCCAAGGTCCTGCTTTCTGAACGCTACGGCCTAAAACCGCAAACAATGCCGCTGCCGATCGACAGTCCGTTTGACTCGGTCGACGCCGACGCGGTGCTGATTATCGGCGATCGAGCGATTCATACGCCGGACGAGCAATTCGTCGAAGTTTGGGACCTGGGCCAAGAGTGGCGCGCCTGGTCAGGCAAGCCGTTTGTGTTCGCCGCTTGGGTGGCGCGACCCGGTTTTGACACTCCGCAAATCGCGGCGGCATTGTCAGCCGCAAGAGACGCAGGCCTGGAGAACTTGGCGGAAATCGCCGCCGCCGAAGCTCCCCAGCATCGCCTGACCACGCAGCAGTGCTTAACATACTTGCGAGACAACCTACACTTTATCTTAGGGTCCGACGAAGAGAGCGGTCTGGCCCTGTTTCACGCACATGCGGTGCAGCGAGGGCTGGCGCCGCCGAACGATCGATGGACGCGACATGATTGCAAAGCTACTTGA